Proteins from one Cryptomeria japonica chromosome 4, Sugi_1.0, whole genome shotgun sequence genomic window:
- the LOC131046868 gene encoding protein NRT1/ PTR FAMILY 5.7, protein MSMEGGFDIEHDGKESQREWVKDGSVDLKGSPVSYSATGRWNAAFFIMGVEMGERLAYFTIAASLFTYLTNVMYQGVAASAETVNIWSGVTSILPLVGGFLSDAYVGRYYMIIISSLVYLSGLALLIVSVSISSLSPHSPPNMQNHATGTQIAVLFTALYMISCGSGGMKPSLLSLAADQFDYQHPDESKQKISFFNWYFFFMALAILMSNTVIVYVQGNVSWGAGFGIVASVSFIAVIIFLFGTRKYRHRIPAGSPITRIAQVLVAAFRNRNLRVRVEPNNPNRNDFRCLDKAAIGEEEHCNKDPWKACTGRQVEEVKQVARMLPMWLTVIIYSVTLAQGGTFFVKQSSTMDRSLGPHFSIPPASTLAIVIIATLIAVSAYDRLLVPIAARITGMERGISILQRIGAGLVFLILAMVIAALVEAKRLKIAQAHGLMDKPQAVVSMSVFWLALPNVVLGIADAFALVGLQEFFYSQVPDSMRSLGVASNLTANGIGSFVSSLVIHIVNSVTGKMGHRWLLDNLNTSRLDKFYWLLVALNALNLLAFIFTARRYRYKSLT, encoded by the exons ATGAGCATGGAAGGTGGGTTTGATATTGAACATGATGGCAAGGAAAGCCAAAGAGAGTGGGTTAAAGATGGATCAGTAGATCTCAAGGGAAGCCCAGTCTCCTATTCTGCAACTGGACGTTGGAATGCTGCTTTCTTTATTATGG GTGTTGAAATGGGTGAAAGATTAGCATACTTCACCATAGCAGCCAGCCTATTCACATACCTAACAAATGTTATGTATCAGGGTGTTGCAGCATCTGCAGAGACTGTGAACATATGGTCTGGGGTGACAAGCATTCTTCCTCTAGTAGGAGGTTTCCTGAGTGATGCCTATGTTGGGCGCTATTATATGATCATAATTTCCTCACTTGTCTATCTCTCAGGATTAGCACTCCTCATTGTCTCAGTATCCATCTCTTCTCTCAGCCCTCATTCTCCTCCTAACATGCAAAACCATGCCACGGGCACTCAAATTGCAGTTCTATTCACAGCACTTTATATGATATCTTGTGGGTCAGGAGGAATGAAGCCTTCTTTGTTATCACTCGCCGCAGATCAGTTTGATTATCAACATCCAGATGAAAGCAAACAAAAGATCTCCTTCTTTAACTGGTATTTCTTCTTCATGGCGTTGGCCATTCTCATGTCAAATACAGTGATAGTGTATGTTCAAGGGAATGTCAGTTGGGGGGCAGGATTTGGCATCGTGGCGTCTGTGAGTTTCATTGCTGTAATCATCTTCTTATTTGGGACGCGCAAGTACAGACACAGAATTCCTGCTGGAAGTCCAATCACTCGGATTGCTCAG GTGTTGGTTGCTGCTTTCAGAAATCGTAATTTGCGAGTAAGGGTAGAGCCTAACAACCCAAATCGTAATGACTTCAGGTGCCTGGATAAGGCAGCCATAGGAGAAGAAGAGCATTGCAACAAAGATCCCTGGAAAGCGTGCACAGGGAGACAAGTGGAAGAAGTGAAGCAAGTAGCAAGAATGTTACCGATGTGGCTCACAGTGATCATTTACTCTGTCACTCTTGCTCAAGGCGGCACATTCTTCGTGAAACAGAGCAGCACAATGGATAGGAGTCTGGGGCCCCACTTTAGCATTCCCCCTGCCTCCACCCTGGCCATAGTAATCATTGCCACTCTGATTGCAGTGAGCGCATATGACCGCCTGCTGGTTCCAATTGCAGCAAGGATAACCGGCATGGAACGAGGCATAAGCATTCTTCAGAGAATTGGGGCAGGATTGGTGTTTCTAATCTTGGCAATGGTAATAGCAGCCCTGGTGGAAGCCAAGCGCCTGAAAATCGCGCAAGCCCACGGTCTCATGGACAAGCCGCAGGCTGTGGTTTCCATGAGTGTCTTTTGGCTTGCCCTACCCAATGTAGTTTTGGGTATAGCGGATGCTTTTGCTCTGGTGGGTCTGCAAGAATTTTTCTATTCACAAGTGCCGGATAGCATGAGGAGCTTGGGTGTTGCTTCCAATTTGACAGCTAACGGTATCGGGAGCTTCGTCAGTAGTCTTGTTATTCACATTGTTAACAGTGTTACCGGGAAGATGGGTCACAGGTGGCTTCTCGATAATCTGAATACAAGTCGTTTGGATAAATTTTACTGGTTATTGGTTGCTTTGAATGCTCTCAATCTTTTGGCATTCATATTCACTGCACGAAGATACAGGTATAAGAGCCTCACATGA